In Paraburkholderia sprentiae WSM5005, a genomic segment contains:
- a CDS encoding cytochrome-c peroxidase — protein MRTLTSSVLCALSLILTACGGGGSDGGGSSQTSSSSGSGGTASIAPPATVTLSAAAQVGKQLFFDQNLSGNKNMSCASCHNPQYAYGPPNSLAVQLGSDPSLAGQRAVPSLRYKSMTPPYNDVADNPDGITQNAPGGGFMWDGRATTLATQVSMPLLNPLEMNNASAADVVKVVQGASYASLFQQAFGSGVFANADTAFADIGLALQAFETEDPSFAPYSSKFDLFESNKVGGTLTAAELRGLELFNDTDKGAGCVACHYAGANFNGSVGLMTDFTYQAIGVPRNDTSIPDNPDPIPSNTNTAYYDLGLCGPLNTIHSPGSATSGAGPDSFTGVNVPDPYCGRFKVPTLRNVATRTAFFHNGVFHSLVQVLDFYNTRDTNPEYWYPSSGGDSSNMVQNPSFALFPSAASGATATPFNDLPSAYRGNIDEELPMGQGQTDAGGTTAADGAKARPVHSTPQLTQQNIADLVCFLNTLTDGYQPPATPPTSGACVN, from the coding sequence ATGCGAACACTTACTTCGAGCGTGCTGTGCGCGCTCTCCCTGATATTGACCGCATGCGGCGGCGGTGGCAGCGATGGCGGCGGCTCGAGCCAGACCTCGTCGTCGTCAGGCAGCGGCGGCACGGCGAGTATCGCGCCGCCCGCGACGGTCACGCTGAGCGCCGCGGCGCAGGTCGGCAAACAGCTGTTCTTCGATCAGAACCTGTCAGGCAACAAGAACATGTCCTGCGCGAGCTGCCATAACCCGCAATATGCGTACGGGCCGCCCAACAGCCTCGCCGTGCAGCTCGGCTCCGATCCGTCGCTGGCGGGTCAGCGCGCGGTGCCCTCGCTACGCTACAAGTCAATGACGCCTCCGTACAACGACGTCGCCGACAACCCCGACGGCATCACGCAGAATGCGCCCGGCGGCGGCTTCATGTGGGACGGACGCGCGACCACGCTTGCCACCCAGGTGTCGATGCCGCTGCTCAATCCGCTCGAAATGAACAACGCGTCGGCAGCCGATGTCGTGAAGGTCGTGCAGGGCGCGTCGTATGCATCGTTGTTCCAGCAGGCGTTCGGCTCGGGCGTGTTCGCCAACGCCGACACCGCGTTCGCCGACATCGGCCTCGCTCTGCAGGCGTTTGAGACGGAAGACCCGAGCTTCGCGCCATATTCGAGCAAGTTCGACCTGTTCGAGTCCAACAAGGTGGGCGGCACGTTGACGGCGGCCGAACTGCGCGGCCTCGAACTCTTCAACGACACCGACAAGGGCGCCGGTTGCGTGGCCTGCCACTACGCGGGCGCGAACTTCAACGGCTCGGTGGGTCTGATGACCGACTTCACGTATCAGGCGATCGGTGTGCCGCGCAACGATACGTCGATACCGGACAATCCCGATCCGATCCCGAGCAATACCAACACCGCGTACTACGACCTGGGTCTGTGCGGTCCGCTGAACACGATCCACTCGCCTGGTAGCGCGACGAGCGGCGCGGGTCCGGATTCGTTCACCGGCGTCAACGTGCCCGATCCGTATTGCGGCCGCTTCAAGGTGCCGACGCTGCGCAACGTCGCAACGCGCACTGCGTTCTTCCACAACGGCGTATTCCACTCGCTCGTGCAGGTGCTCGACTTCTACAACACGCGCGATACGAACCCCGAGTACTGGTATCCGAGCAGCGGCGGCGATAGCAGCAACATGGTGCAGAACCCGTCGTTCGCGCTGTTCCCGAGCGCCGCGTCCGGTGCGACGGCCACGCCGTTCAACGATCTGCCCAGCGCGTACCGGGGCAACATCGACGAAGAACTGCCGATGGGCCAAGGCCAGACCGATGCGGGCGGCACGACCGCGGCCGACGGCGCGAAGGCGCGGCCGGTTCACTCGACGCCGCAGCTGACGCAGCAGAACATCGCCGATCTGGTCTGCTTCCTGAATACGCTGACGGACGGTTATCAACCGCCCGCCACGCCGCCGACGAGCGGTGCCTGCGTGAACTGA